The following proteins are encoded in a genomic region of Nymphalis io chromosome 16, ilAglIoxx1.1, whole genome shotgun sequence:
- the LOC126774546 gene encoding 3-phosphoinositide-dependent protein kinase 1 isoform X1: MRSIEMSGLTIRVKRGSRGSATLLEAANRILKLLGVSSTKRGKQPSSKSKPTGKTTTEVRAPIAISESTTESPIKMQASQAAAAPVQTPTSTHSSKEAYRHTKRTAKDYIFGKLIGDGCYSTVFLAKDIHTGKEYAIKVCEKSHIVRHQKVQYIKREKDALNMLFTVPHGFVKLYCTFQDEERLYFVLSYAKNGELLHYINKVGSFELNVAKFYAAELLLALERMHSKGIIHRDLKPENILLDENMHLQIADFGTVKILEPEKIRSPTPVVPEDQDSAVRSRKISFVGTAQYVSPDLLQNRVDTRASDLWALGCIIYQMISGLPPFRASNEFLTFQKILKMDYEFPEGFPAEAKDLVEKLLVLDHTKRLGASDIGDTYESIRQHPFFEGIDWENIWEQTPPKISPYLPGEPFEEKYTVPDHLEPGLGGRQILRLWEFDLSTSRGILNISPEEKRHRLEIQARENKWHQFVDGELILKQGLVEKRKGLFARRRMLLLTTGPRLFYVDPVNMVLKGEIPWSPELRVEAKNFRIFLVYTPNRTYYLEDPLSFALEWRRVIDEVRIGTYGRVTT; encoded by the exons ATGCGAAGTATAGAAATGAGCGGATTGACCATAAGAGTAAAAAGGGGATCGAGGGGTAGTGCGACACTTCTCGAGGCAGCAAACAGAATTCTTAAACTACTCGGCGTAAGCTCCACGAAGCGCGGGAAACAGCCATCATCAAAATCAAAG cCTACCGGCAAAACCACAACGGAAGTACGGGCTCCAATTGCTATATCGGAATCTACAACTGAGTCACCGATTAAGATGCAAGCTTCCCAGGCAGCGGCTGCTCCTGTTCAGACCCCAACCTCAACGCATTCGTCCAAAGAAGCATATAGACACACTAAACGGACCgcaaaagattatatttttggaAAGCTGATTGGCGACGGTTGTTACAGTACAGTATTTTTGGCGAAAGATATTCACACTGGCAAGGAGTATGCAA ttaaaGTTTGTGAAAAAAGCCACATCGTGCGTCACCAAAAAGTACAGTACATAAAACGCGAAAAAGATGCCTTAAACATGCTTTTTACTGTTCCACACGGATTTGTAAAACTTTACTGCACGTTTCAAGATGAAGAAAGATTATACTTTGTACTATCTTATGCAAAGAATGGCGaacttttacattatattaataaagtggGCTCTTTTGAGCTAAACGTCGCTAAATTCTATGCTGCTGAACTATTATTGGCTTTAGAAAGAATGCATTCTAAAGGAATTATTCATCGTGATTTAAagcctgaaaatattttattagacgaAAACATGCATTTGCAAATTGCTGATTTTGGAACAGTAAAGATTCTAGAACCTGAAAAAATTAGATCACCCACTCCAGTCGTGCCAGAAGACCAAGACTCAGCTGTTAGATCaagaaaaataagttttgttGGTACAGCTCAATATGTAAGCCCTGATCTTCTTCAAAATCGTGTAGATACGCGTGCATCAGATCTATGGGCATTGGGATGTATTATTTACCAAATGATATCTGGTTTACCTCCTTTCCGAGCTTCTAATGAATTTCTTACATTTCAAAAAATTCTGAAAATGGATTACGAGTTTCCTGAAGGTTTTCCAGCCGAAGCTAAGGATTTAGTTGAAAAACTTCTAGTTTTAGATCATACTAAGAGGCTTGGAGCTAGCGACATAGGTGATACTTATGAAAGTATCAGACAACATCCCTTTTTCGAAGGCATAGATTGGGAAAATATTTGGGAACAAACTCCACCAAAGATAAGCCCGTATTTACCTGGTGAGCcatttgaagaaaaatatacaGTGCCTGATCATTTAGAACCTGGATTAGGTGGAAGACAAATTTTACGCTTGTGGGAATTCGACTTGTCCACATCTAGAG gaattttaaatattagtccCGAAGAAAAACGACATCGTCTTGAAATACAAGCTCGAGAAAATAAATGGCACCAATTTGTGGATGGCGAACTAATACTGAAACAAGGTTTGGTAGAAAAAAGGAAGGGTTTATTCGCTAGACGTCGTATGTTACTCTTAACAACAGGCCCAcgattattttatgttgacCCCGTTAATATGGTCCTTAAAGGAGAGATACCTTGGTCTCCGGAGTTGCGCGTCGAGGCCAAAAACTTCAGAATATTTTTAGTGTACACG ccAAATCGTACATATTATTTAGAAGACCCACTGTCTTTTGCATTAGAATGGAGGAGAGTAATCGATGAAGTACGCATCGGAACATATGGACGGGTTACGACTTAG
- the LOC126774546 gene encoding 3-phosphoinositide-dependent protein kinase 1 isoform X2: MQASQAAAAPVQTPTSTHSSKEAYRHTKRTAKDYIFGKLIGDGCYSTVFLAKDIHTGKEYAIKVCEKSHIVRHQKVQYIKREKDALNMLFTVPHGFVKLYCTFQDEERLYFVLSYAKNGELLHYINKVGSFELNVAKFYAAELLLALERMHSKGIIHRDLKPENILLDENMHLQIADFGTVKILEPEKIRSPTPVVPEDQDSAVRSRKISFVGTAQYVSPDLLQNRVDTRASDLWALGCIIYQMISGLPPFRASNEFLTFQKILKMDYEFPEGFPAEAKDLVEKLLVLDHTKRLGASDIGDTYESIRQHPFFEGIDWENIWEQTPPKISPYLPGEPFEEKYTVPDHLEPGLGGRQILRLWEFDLSTSRGILNISPEEKRHRLEIQARENKWHQFVDGELILKQGLVEKRKGLFARRRMLLLTTGPRLFYVDPVNMVLKGEIPWSPELRVEAKNFRIFLVYTPNRTYYLEDPLSFALEWRRVIDEVRIGTYGRVTT; this comes from the exons ATGCAAGCTTCCCAGGCAGCGGCTGCTCCTGTTCAGACCCCAACCTCAACGCATTCGTCCAAAGAAGCATATAGACACACTAAACGGACCgcaaaagattatatttttggaAAGCTGATTGGCGACGGTTGTTACAGTACAGTATTTTTGGCGAAAGATATTCACACTGGCAAGGAGTATGCAA ttaaaGTTTGTGAAAAAAGCCACATCGTGCGTCACCAAAAAGTACAGTACATAAAACGCGAAAAAGATGCCTTAAACATGCTTTTTACTGTTCCACACGGATTTGTAAAACTTTACTGCACGTTTCAAGATGAAGAAAGATTATACTTTGTACTATCTTATGCAAAGAATGGCGaacttttacattatattaataaagtggGCTCTTTTGAGCTAAACGTCGCTAAATTCTATGCTGCTGAACTATTATTGGCTTTAGAAAGAATGCATTCTAAAGGAATTATTCATCGTGATTTAAagcctgaaaatattttattagacgaAAACATGCATTTGCAAATTGCTGATTTTGGAACAGTAAAGATTCTAGAACCTGAAAAAATTAGATCACCCACTCCAGTCGTGCCAGAAGACCAAGACTCAGCTGTTAGATCaagaaaaataagttttgttGGTACAGCTCAATATGTAAGCCCTGATCTTCTTCAAAATCGTGTAGATACGCGTGCATCAGATCTATGGGCATTGGGATGTATTATTTACCAAATGATATCTGGTTTACCTCCTTTCCGAGCTTCTAATGAATTTCTTACATTTCAAAAAATTCTGAAAATGGATTACGAGTTTCCTGAAGGTTTTCCAGCCGAAGCTAAGGATTTAGTTGAAAAACTTCTAGTTTTAGATCATACTAAGAGGCTTGGAGCTAGCGACATAGGTGATACTTATGAAAGTATCAGACAACATCCCTTTTTCGAAGGCATAGATTGGGAAAATATTTGGGAACAAACTCCACCAAAGATAAGCCCGTATTTACCTGGTGAGCcatttgaagaaaaatatacaGTGCCTGATCATTTAGAACCTGGATTAGGTGGAAGACAAATTTTACGCTTGTGGGAATTCGACTTGTCCACATCTAGAG gaattttaaatattagtccCGAAGAAAAACGACATCGTCTTGAAATACAAGCTCGAGAAAATAAATGGCACCAATTTGTGGATGGCGAACTAATACTGAAACAAGGTTTGGTAGAAAAAAGGAAGGGTTTATTCGCTAGACGTCGTATGTTACTCTTAACAACAGGCCCAcgattattttatgttgacCCCGTTAATATGGTCCTTAAAGGAGAGATACCTTGGTCTCCGGAGTTGCGCGTCGAGGCCAAAAACTTCAGAATATTTTTAGTGTACACG ccAAATCGTACATATTATTTAGAAGACCCACTGTCTTTTGCATTAGAATGGAGGAGAGTAATCGATGAAGTACGCATCGGAACATATGGACGGGTTACGACTTAG
- the LOC126774582 gene encoding uncharacterized protein LOC126774582 codes for MTSPVITYVGRTTNFKGKTLWEIVGSLKNNGVGRIIVRSVFQRYSEPSFMKIIKVETCPDEERRRVRVWVEKTFRGKKLPNLTEIYRTSYKPDYNLIPKDEEAKLLESAKIYESLPEVILPNSIEMPPLMKKFIVKDHEKKGLEIIKEFVMPIAYNHSPNRVHRIAKGDEKPTVQFTMALGKPVSPSLYEGVQLQ; via the exons ATGACATCGCCAGTTATTACATATGTGGGAAGGACGACAAATTTTAAAGGAAAGACACTGTGGGAAATAGTTGgaagtcttaaaaataatggtGTAGGAAGAATAATTGTGCGATCCGTTTTTCAACGTTACTCCGAGCCTAGTttcatgaaaattataaaagtagaaACGTGTCCAGACgaa gaaAGGCGAAGAGTTCGTGTTTGGGTTGAAAAAACTTTTAGAGGCAAAAAACTTCCCAACTTAACTGAAATCTACAGAACATCATATAAGCCCGATTATAATCTTATTCCAAAAGATGAAGAAGCTAAATTATTAGAATCAgctaaaatatatgaaagtttaccTGAAGTTATTTTACCTAATTCTATTGAAATGCCACCACTGATGAAGAAATTTATAGTAAAAGATCATGAAAAAAAGGGATTAGAG ATCATAAAGGAATTTGTTATGCCCATAGCATACAATCATAGTCCAAACCGAGTACACAGAATTGCTAAAGGTGACGAAAAACCCACAGTGCAGTTTACTATGGCTCTTGGAAAACCAGTGAGTCCCTCCCTGTATGAGGGTGTACagctacaataa
- the LOC126774574 gene encoding IQ domain-containing protein K-like gives MAGKGTDRRGKTKEIKSTANDLGENLAAFTLPDSLPCSEIEFPILIKKTNKANWTEILEESNRNLKDIENYVESMKEPLEKPPFLKSEYDYIKDKIFIYLIPALEETLYKAELWDALKSQKCFFNGIDHIAQILWNNNPRNPERKLNNLHLFNMPWVREHLKKKPRPYYPKSWLWSEEYAATLIQKTVRQYFVQREEEVQEMRDFWKKLDIEQGRPDLETNPYLAKKFASQQGIHKI, from the exons ATGGCAGGAAAAGGCACTGATCGTAGAGGCAAAACAAAAGAGATTAAATCTACCGCAAACGATTTGGGAGAAAACTTGGCCGCCTTTACATTACCAGATAGTCTACCGTGTTCAGAAATAGAGTTcccaatattaattaaaaagaccAATAAAGCCAATTGGACAGAAATTCTTGAAGAGAGTAACAGAAATCTAAAAGACATCGAAAATTATGTAGAAAGCATGAAAGAACCACTCGAGAAACCTCCTTTTCTTA aaagtgaatatgattatataaaagacaaaatttttatttatctaataccTGCGTTGGAGGAAACTCTTTACAAAGCAGAGCTCTGGGACGCTTTAAAGAGCCAAAAGTGTTTCTTTAATGGCATCGATCACATAGCACAG ATACTTTGGAACAATAACCCGCGTAATCCAGAACGGAAGctgaataatttacatttattcaaCATGCCCTGGGTTCGTGAGCATCTTAagaaaaa ACCCCGGCCTTATTACCCTAAGTCTTGGCTATGGTCAGAAGAATATGCAGCtacattaatacaaaaaactgtTCGGCAATATTTCGTACAACGTGAAGAGGAGGTGCAAGAGATGCGTGACTTCTGGAag AAACTGGATATTGAACAAGGTCGCCCAGATTTAGAAACAAATCCATACTTGGCCAAAAAGTTTGCCTCACAACAaggaatacataaaatttaa
- the LOC126774540 gene encoding uncharacterized protein LOC126774540 — protein MRWFIHCCVLLFTIANISADWSWGGDDSTKNENVNNKSTELLQGEEIIDAQDKHFNTNGTVLDDIVDELVSSKQGRSLSGFDDVYSDPTIKEALDAGDDTEARNLIKGRLCTLGLIQCEDDESQEKRTYVSPDELIYAQPVDIKPIGKPVASIAIRGPPRAYGPPKPMLYPPRPQKYPPKRPNYGGNGRPGFSDKYGVAGNNYQFSQSSGTYNGYEGNYVTKPPSYANNEPYNFEHMKPSYNKVPSNVNTNSKTEIVQQHVHHHYVHGDTDKDPKVIIKPVAIPVGSVGHLASQVHAQESSDIITSSGGDFNTVTSGGFRPMTGSFGSNSKPIYETDTIYGSQFSHSNYNKGSVNVQNQGLPNQFSNNAFDDQRYGNSLGAYASQSGEFYKKELNVGSSNNLYNQGPATFGQNNIYQQNYHEAKAQGFECVCVNYDQCPSQEIIGRRDDLYLPIDPRNKGSEITALTEEQLDNLNKTTIDTDTKQNITETKKISKRDVSELKEKEGAKEIEPRLLGFAGGNGGNNNKQVQPTFGVSFGLPQPSNGYPINPYNSNPLYNPYGPALNGGGLNLGLLSVNPLLAIQVTKNDYGEKLVKPFVNLHVTPNEHVINKLGHLFHEKKQYLLNKHEHYHHYNPYFNQHVHRPYTHTPPFNSEHYGINRPPIYSPHHSYYQNNHYRINPQHLPEASFANDDYYDDNNDNHYLDQNPSYNYDNYGFERSANTSGNNKDTTYANRYAYSRSLTIPTNPGANRGGQTIRFPQSRKKRDVVIDVPKSKIIQERQGYFGRPQIPQCQQNQVCCRRPLRPQASNHGQCGIRHSQGVNGRIKTPSYIDGDSEFGEYPWQAAILKKDPKESVYVCGGTLIDGLHIMTAAHCIKSYKGFELRVRLGEWDVNHDVEFYPYIERDVISVHVHPQYYAGTLDNDLAILKLEHPVDWTKYPHISPACLPDKYTEYGGQRCWTTGWGKDAFGSNGKYQNILKEVDVPILPHGQCQQQLRQTRLGYNYELNPGFICAGGEEGKDACKGDGGGPLVCERSGTWQLVGVVSWGIGCGQPGVPGVYVKVAHYLDWISQITGKFSHY, from the exons ATGCGGTGGTTTATACATTGTTGTGTTCTGCTATTTACAATAGCGAATATATCAGCCGATTGGTCATGGGGCGGAGACGACAGtacaaaaaatgaaaatgtcaACAATAAGTCGACTGAATTACTACAAGGCGAAGAAATAATTGACGCACAAgacaaacattttaatacaaatggTACAGTTCTTGACGATATCGTTGATGAATTAGTAAGCAGCAAACAAGGCCGAAGTTTAAGTGGTTTTGATGATGTATATAGTGATCCAACTATTAAAGAAGCTTTAGATGCCGGAGATGATACAGAAGCAAGAAATTTAATCAAAGGTCGTCTCTGCACATTAGGACTTATACAG TGTGAAGATGATGAGTCTCAAGAAAAGAGGACATATGTTTCACCGGATGAGCTGATTTATGCCCAGCCTGTAGATATTAAGCCTATCGGAAAACCCGTTGCCTCCATAGCGATACGAGGGCCACCTAGAGCTTATGGACCACCTAAGCCGATGCTTTATCCTCCGCGTCCTCAAAAGTACCCACCTAAGAGGCCAAATTACGGTGGAAATGGACGACCCGGTTTTTCTGATAAATATGGTGTCGCTggaaataattatcaattttctCAAAGCAGTGGTACGTACAATGGATATGAAGGAAATTATGTAACTAAACCACCAAGCTACGCTAATAATGAACCATATAACTTTGAACATATGAAGCCTTCTTACAACAAAGTACCTTCAAACGTAAACACCAATAGCAAAACCGAAATTGTACAACAACACGTTCACCATCACTATGTCCACGGTGATACCGACAAGGATCccaaagttataattaaaccaGTGGCCATTCCAGTTGGATCTGTTGGACATTTAGCATCTCAAGTACATGCGCAAGAATCTTCGGATATTATTACATCATCGGGAGGAGACTTTAACACTGTAACATCAGGTGGATTTAGACCTATGACTGGTAGTTTTGGTTCCAATAGCAAACCAATTTATGAAACAGATACTATATATGGATCTCAATTCAGTCATAGTAACTACAATAAAGGTAGTGTCAATGTGCAAAATCAAGGGTTACCGAACCAATTTAGTAACAATGCTTTTGATGATCAGCGATATGGTAACTCTTTAGGTGCATATGCTTCTCAAAGTGGAgaattttacaaaaaagaattaaatgtTGGATctagtaataatttatacaatcaaGGTCCTGCTACATTtggtcaaaataatatttatcaacaaaatTATCATGAAGCTAAGGCTCAAGGTTTCGAATGTGTTTGCGTAAATTACGACCAATGTCCAAGCCAGGAAATAATTGGACGCAGAGATGACTTGTATTTGCCTATCGATCCACGTAACAAGGGAAGCGAAATTACAGCACTGACAGAAGAACAAttggataatttaaataaaactactatTGATACAGAcactaaacaaaatataactgaAACTAAAAAGATCAGTAAAAGAGACGTTAGTGAACTGAAAGAGAAGGAGGGTGCAAAAGAAATTGAACCG CGCCTCCTCGGGTTTGCTGGTGGAAATGGCGGTAATAACAACAAACAAGTTCAGCCCACGTTTGGTGTCTCTTTTGGGTTGCCCCAGCCTTCTAATGGATATCCAATTAATCCCTACAATTCTAATCCTTTATACAATCCATATGGTCCCGCATTAAACGGAGGTGGTCTAAATCTAGGACTACTTTCTGTTAATCCACTATTAGCTATTCAAGTAACGAAAAATGATTACGGTGAAAAATTAGTAAAGCCTTTTGTTAATTTACATGTTACGCCAAATGaacatgttattaataaattaggtCATTTATTTCACGAGAAAAAACAATACCTTTTAAACAAACATGAACATTATCACCATTACAATCCTTATTTTAACCAACACGTACATAGACCGTACACACATACTCCTCCTTTTAATTCTGAACATTATGGTATAAATAGGCCACCAATTTATTCCCCTCATCATTCCTATTATCAAAACAATCATTACCGTATAAACCCACAACATTTGCCTGAAGCATCATTTGCTAATGATGATTATTATGACGATAATAATGATAATCATTACTTGGATCAAAATCCGAGTTATAATTATGACAACTATGGTTTTGAACGATCAGCTAACACTAGTGGAAATAATAAAGACACTACTTATGCCAATCGGTATGCATATTCACGTTCCCTTACCATTCCCACGAATCCTGGGGCTAACCGGGGAGGCCAAACCATTCGTTTTCCTCAATCGAGAAAGAAAAGGGATGTCGTCATAGATGTGCCTAAAAGCAAAATCATACAAGAG CGACAAGGTTACTTTGGCCGGCCGCAAATTCCTCAATGTCAACAAAACCAAGTATGCTGTCGCCGACCTCTTCGCCCTCAAGCCTCTAATCACGGTCAGTGTGGAATAAGACATTCTCAAGGTGTCAATGGAAGAATCAAAACTCCTTCTTACATAGACGGGGACAGTGAATTTGGCGAATACCCTTGGCAGGCCGCTATTTTAAAGAAAGATCCTAAGGAATCGGTTTACGTTTGCGGTGGAACACTTATTGACGGACTTCATATTATGACTGCAGCTCACTGTATAAAATC atacAAAGGATTCGAGTTGCGAGTGCGTTTAGGAGAATGGGATGTCAATCATGATGTTGAATTCTACCCTTACATTGAAAGAGACGTAATTTCTGTACATGTACATCCGCAATACTATGCTGGTACTTTGGATAACGATCTtgctattttaaaattggagCACCCCGTTGACTGGACAAAATATCCTCACATCAGTCCCGCATGTCTTCCGGATAAATACACCGAGTATGGTGGACAAAGATGTTGGACTACCGGATGGGGAAAGGATGCCTTTGGTTCCAACGGAAAGTACcaaaatatattgaaagaaGTTGACGTACCGATACTGCCTCATGGACAATGTCAACAACAATTAAGACAAACACGATTAGGGTACAACTATGAGCTTAACCCAGGATTCATTTGTGCCGGCGGTGAAGAGGGTAAAGATGCCTGCAAAGGTGATGGTGGTGGTCCACTGGTATGTGAGCGCAGTGGTACCTGGCAATTAGTAGGCGTCGTGTCATGGGGTATCGGTTGTGGTCAACCGGGCGTACCTGGTGTTTACGTGAAAGTTGCTCACTATCTAGACTGGATCTCACAAATTACTGGAAAGTTTTCTCATTATTAG
- the LOC126774570 gene encoding cuticle protein 38-like, protein MRSLVVLSAVFAVAIAAPSYTSEVLHYQAKALGDHDAITATVFEPVVETHAVYAAPSTVYAAPAAVSHQSRVDVRTSSPTVVAAPAVIAARTVVEPAVVAPVQTVVSAPAAVSHQSRVDVRSSAPIVVAAGPAVIAAKTYGPAQAVIATPTLVNVAPSATVYAGGSAVSHQSRVDVKTSPAVITEQVVEPTYVASPVVEVAPAVVDARSVYVSPVNTLYSAGSAVSHQSRVDVKSSPAVVSEKIVYGPSVYGTTW, encoded by the coding sequence ATGAGATCGCTGGTGGTGTTAAGTGCGGTATTTGCCGTGGCTATTGCTGCTCCATCGTATACATCTGAGGTTTTGCATTATCAAGCAAAGGCTTTAGGAGACCACGATGCTATCACTGCTACTGTTTTTGAGCCTGTAGTTGAAACTCACGCCGTATATGCTGCACCTTCCACTGTATACGCAGCTCCGGCAGCTGTTTCTCATCAGTCTCGAGTTGATGTACGTACTTCTTCACCAACGGTGGTTGCTGCACCTGCTGTTATTGCTGCCCGGACTGTTGTTGAACCCGCTGTTGTTGCACCTGTACAGACTGTAGTATCAGCTCCCGCAGCTGTATCTCACCAATCTCGTGTAGATGTACGATCTTCTGCACCAATAGTTGTAGCAGCTGGACCAGCCGTTATTGCTGCAAAGACTTATGGGCCTGCACAAGCTGTTATTGCAACTCCAACTTTGGTTAATGTGGCTCCATCTGCTACCGTCTATGCAGGAGGTTCTGCTGTGTCACATCAATCTCGAGTAGATGTTAAGACTTCACCTGCAGTGATTACAGAACAAGTTGTCGAACCTACCTATGTTGCTTCACCTGTTGTCGAAGTTGCTCCAGCTGTTGTTGATGCCCGATCTGTATACGTGTCTCCTGTTAACACACTTTATTCTGCCGGTTCAGCTGTTTCCCATCAATCCCGAGTAGATGTCAAATCATCACCAGCGGTGGTTTCAGAGAAAATAGTTTATGGTCCGTCGGTATACGGTACGACTTGGTAa
- the LOC126774556 gene encoding calphotin-like codes for MQSLVVFFALAAVACGSIIPLAQPAHHPALVLDPHGRPLDTAEVINARAIHLQAKALEPVGHVAYAPLAHSAVVAAPIAHSAIVAPAVVAAPAAAVSHQSRVDVRTSPAIVAHAAPVLGAHSLAAPFLGYSAHGLAGHSHYLKKRSLGHFAYSAPIIAPSAVSHQSRVDVISSPAVVSHAVAAPVLSHAVAAPVVAHAIAPAAVSHQSRVDVRTSPAITVAAVAPVAHSVVAATPLVSAHSFASPLLGYSAHGLGHLLKKRSLGHLVYSAPIVAPAAVSHQSRVDVISSPAIVSHAVATPVFSHAVAAPVVAHAIAPAAVSHQSRVDVRTSPAITIAAVAPVAHSVVAAAPLVHSAPLAHGAGHLVHSW; via the coding sequence ATGCAATCGCTGGTGGTGTTCTTTGCTCTCGCCGCTGTGGCTTGCGGCTCAATCATCCCGTTGGCGCAGCCCGCGCATCACCCCGCGCTGGTGCTGGACCCACACGGTCGTCCCCTCGACACCGCTGAAGTTATCAACGCTCGTGCCATCCACCTGCAGGCTAAGGCCTTGGAACCCGTCGGACATGTTGCTTACGCACCCTTGGCCCACTCTGCTGTCGTAGCTGCGCCCATCGCTCACTCCGCAATCGTCGCCCCTGCAGTAGTCGCCGCTCCTGCTGCTGCTGTGTCCCACCAATCTCGTGTGGATGTGCGCACCAGCCCTGCCATCGTAGCTCACGCTGCTCCCGTTCTTGGTGCTCACTCCCTCGCCGCCCCCTTCTTAGGCTACTCCGCACACGGACTCGCTGGACACAGTCATTACCTCAAGAAACGATCCCTGGGACACTTCGCCTACAGCGCACCCATCATCGCCCCCTCTGCCGTCTCTCACCAGTCCCGTGTTGATGTGATCTCCAGCCCCGCTGTTGTTTCTCACGCCGTGGCCGCCCCAGTGCTGTCTCACGCCGTTGCCGCACCCGTCGTAGCCCACGCTATTGCCCCTGCTGCGGTCTCTCACCAATCCCGTGTGGATGTACGCACCAGCCCCGCTATCACAGTCGCTGCTGTCGCCCCTGTAGCACACAGTGTCGTCGCTGCCACTCCTCTTGTTTCTGCTCATTCTTTCGCCTCTCCTTTGTTGGGCTACTCTGCTCACGGTCTTGGACATCTTCTCAAGAAACGTTCCCTTGGTCATCTGGTTTACAGCGCTCCCATCGTTGCCCCTGCTGCCGTCTCACACCAATCCCGTGTTGATGTAATTTCTAGCCCCGCTATTGTTTCTCACGCTGTAGCGACCCCAGTGTTCTCTCACGCTGTTGCTGCACCCGTTGTAGCTCACGCTATCGCTCCTGCCGCGGTATCTCACCAATCCCGTGTGGATGTGCGCACTAGCCCCGCTATTACCATCGCTGCTGTTGCACCTGTAGCCCACAGTGTCGTCGCTGCTGCTCCCCTCGTCCACTCTGCTCCTTTGGCTCATGGTGCTGGTCATTTAGTTCATAGCTGGTAG
- the LOC126774567 gene encoding cuticle protein 19.8-like, whose protein sequence is MQSLVVFFALAAVACGSIIPLAQPAHHPALVLDPHGRPLDTAEVINARAIHLQAKALEPVGHVAYAPLAHHAVVAAPIAHSAIVAPAVVAAPAAAVSHQSRVDVRTSPAIVAHAAPVLGAHSLAAPFLGYSAHGLAGHGHYLKKRSLGHFAYSAPIIAPSAVSHQSRVDVISSPAVVSHAVAAPVLSHAVAAPVVAHAIAPAAVSHQSRVDVRTSPAITVAAVAPVAHSVVAAAPLYHSAPLIHAAPLAHGAGHLVHGW, encoded by the coding sequence ATGCAATCGCTGGTGGTGTTCTTTGCTCTCGCCGCTGTGGCTTGCGGCTCAATCATCCCGTTGGCGCAGCCCGCGCATCACCCCGCGCTGGTGTTGGACCCACACGGTCGTCCCCTCGACACCGCTGAAGTTATCAACGCTCGTGCCATCCACCTGCAGGCTAAGGCCCTGGAACCCGTCGGACATGTTGCTTACGCTCCCTTGGCCCACCATGCTGTCGTAGCTGCGCCCATCGCTCACTCCGCAATCGTCGCCCCTGCAGTGGTCGCCGCTCCTGCTGCTGCTGTGTCCCACCAATCTCGTGTGGATGTGCGCACCAGCCCTGCCATCGTAGCTCACGCCGCGCCGGTTCTTGGTGCTCACTCCCTCGCCGCTCCCTTCTTGGGCTACTCCGCTCACGGGCTCGCTGGACACGGTCACTACCTCAAGAAACGATCCCTGGGACACTTCGCCTACAGCGCACCCATCATCGCCCCCTCTGCCGTGTCTCACCAGTCCCGTGTTGATGTGATCTCCAGCCCCGCTGTTGTTTCTCACGCCGTGGCCGCCCCAGTGCTGTCTCACGCCGTTGCCGCACCCGTCGTAGCCCACGCTATTGCCCCTGCTGCGGTCTCTCACCAATCCCGTGTAGATGTACGCACCAGCCCCGCTATCACCGTCGCTGCTGTCGCCCCTGTAGCACACAGTGTCGTCGCTGCTGCTCCCCTCTACCATTCAGCTCCTCTCATCCACGCCGCTCCTTTGGCCCATGGTGCTGGTCATTTAGTTCATGGTTGGTAA